In the Pseudanabaena sp. PCC 7367 genome, one interval contains:
- a CDS encoding recombinase family protein, whose product MYLLTHLYYAASGGELDPLEIKRHRRSGKSFRAIADYLNRNNYPTKRGGNWTHRTVKLILDRTKVKSA is encoded by the coding sequence ATGTACTTACTCACCCATTTATATTACGCCGCGAGCGGCGGGGAATTAGACCCACTAGAGATTAAAAGACATCGCCGATCGGGCAAGAGCTTTAGGGCGATCGCTGACTACCTTAATCGCAATAACTACCCGACTAAACGCGGTGGTAACTGGACTCATCGGACTGTGAAGCTGATTCTCGATCGGACAAAAGTCAAATCGGCTTAA